One Streptomyces dangxiongensis genomic window, GATCTTCAGCGCCCGGTAGCCGCGCTCCACCACGCCCTGCGCGGCCCTGTGGTACGCCTCCGGGGTCCGCTCGGTGGTGTACCACCCGTTGGCGTACGCCTTGACCTTGTCGGTGACCTTCCCGCCGAGTAGCTGCCACACCGGCACGCCCAGGGCCTTGCCCTTGATGTCCCAGCAGGCCATCTCCACGACCGCGATGCCCGACATGACGATCTCGCCGGCGCGGCCGTAGTCGCCGTACTTCATCCGGCGCGCCAGGTCCTCGACGGCGAACGGGTCCGACCCGAGAATGTGGTTGGCCTCGGCCTCCCGCAGATAGCCGATCAGCGCGTCGGTGTGACCGAGCATCCGGGTCTCGCCGACGCCGGTGATCCCCTCGTCGGTGTGCACCTGGACGTAGGTCAGGTTCCGCCACGGTGTACCGACCACGTGCGTGCTGATTCCGGTGATGCGCACGACAGTTGCCCCTCAGACTGTTCGAGATTTCGTCACACGTTCGAAATGCTGGCGTGACAGTAAGGACGGTGCGGCAGGGGTGTCAATGGGTCGAACAGGTAACGGTTTCGGCACGGTGACCGGAAACTCTTTCGGTCCCGCACGAAACCTTCACAGCCTCACCTGGAAGCCGGGTCGTGCGGACTCTAGTCTTCCGGCGTCATGAACTTCTGTCACCCGTGCCAACGGCACCTCAACGGCGCCCTGGCCTGCCCCGGGTGCGGAACACCGGCCACGTACGCGCAGACGCCGACGCCGGTGTACGAGGCATACACGTACACCCCCGCGGAACACACACCCCGCCCCGCCGAAGCCGTCGGGGGACACCCGTACGGGGAGTCGTCGCCCGGGGGCGGGCCCGCCGAAGCCGCCGGGGGAGACCCGTACGGGGACTCGCAGTCCGGGGGCGGAGCCGTCGAAGCCGTCGGGGGGTATCCGTACGGCGAGTCGGAGCGCACGGATCAGCCCGCGGAAGCCGTCGAGGGTGTGGCGACCGCCGAGGGTGACATCGCGCCCACGGGCAGGCGGGCCCGTGGCCGGGCCGAGGACAGCCGACGGGACCGCAAGGCCGCCGCGCACCGCCGCCGGCGTCGCCGTACGGCCCTGGTCGCCGCCGGGTTCGTCCTCGCGGCGGGTGGACTCAGCCTCGCCGAACTGGGCACGGACATGCCCTTCTCGCCGTTCACCGGGGACAAGCCGGCCCCGGCCGGGGAGGCGGCGGCGGACGGCGGTACCTCCCCGGCGGCAGCGGCCCGCACGGCAGACCCGCTGGACGCCGTCTCCGCTGCGACCCCGGGGCGCGCGGGGCTCCGCGTCCGCGGCTGCGGCCTCCGCGTCGGCCTCGAAGTCCCCTCGGGAGAAGGATTCCGCCTCCCCGTCGGCTCAGGAGACCGACAAGCCCGAGCAGTCGGCCACGACGCCTTCCGGTACGGCCGCTGCGGACGACCCCGCACCACCGGCCGCCACCGAGCCCACCACCACCCCGACGACGGCCACCCCCACACGACCACCGCCCCCACCCCGACCCCGACCCCGACCCCCACCAGAACCTGCGACCGCTTCCTCTGGTGGTGCACCTGACACCACCGACGCAGTACCGAGGGCCGCGGAATCCCGCGCAACAAGCCCCTGACACGCCGGCCGACGGCAAGGCCCCTGAAGGGGCGCGGGGAACTGCGCGACCGGCCCACGACGCCCCGCGCCCGACAACACGCCGCGGCCTCACCGCACCCCGCACACGACGCCCCGCCCCCGCCGGGACGCCGTCAGGCCAGCGTCACGGTGATGTTGCCGCGCGTAGCCTTCGAGTAGGGGCACACCTGGTGAGCCTTCTCGACCAGCGCCCGCGCGGTCGCCCCGTCGGCGTTCGGAATGCTCGCCGAGATCTCCATGATGATCCCGAACCCGTCCTCGTTCTTGCCGATACCGACCTTCGCGGTGACGGTGGACCCGGACACGTCCACGCCCTCCTGCCGTGCGACGACACCGAGCGCCCCCTGGAAGCAGGCGCTGTACCCCGCGGCGAACAGTTGCTCGGGGTTGGTGCCGGCGCCGTCGCCGCCCATCACCTCGGGCGGGTTCACGACGACGTCGAGCGCGCCGTCGTCGGTGGCGACCCGCCCGTCGCGGCCGTTCTCGGCGGTGGCGACGGCCGTGTACAGGACGTCTGACTGCGTGATGGGCATGCGGTTGTCTTCCTCTCGGTCCGCCGCGACTCGCGCCCACGATCGCCGACGGATTTCGGAATGAAGTTACCGCATGCCGAAATCAACGGGAAGGTCGCCCAAGGGAGAGGGCGGCCCCAGGAAGGGTGCCGTCAGAGCTTGACGACCATCTTGCCGATGTTGTCGCCCCGCAGGACCCCGAGGAACGCCTCCAGGTTGTTCTCGATGCCCTCGGCCACGGTCTCGCGGTACTTCAGCGCACCCGAGGCGACCCAGGGGGCCGACCTCCTGGACGAACTGGGGCTGGAGGTCGTAGTGGGTCTCCGACGAGAAAGCCCTCGATGCGGCCGCGGGTCTGGATCAGCCGGGCGAGGTTCTTCGGGCCGGGGGCGGGCTCGGTGTTGTTGTAGACCGAGATCATGCCGCAGACGGCGATCCGGCCGCCCTGGTTCAGCGAGCCGATGGCGGCCTCCAGGTGGTCCCCGCCGACGTTGTCGAAGTAGACGTCGATGCCGTCCGGCGCGGCCTGCCGCAACTGCTCGGCGACCGGGCCGTTCTTGTAGTTGAAGGCGGCGTCGAAGCCGTACTCCTCCACCAGGAGCTTGACCTTCTCGTCGGACCCGGCGGAGCCGATGACCCGGGAGGCGCCCTTGAGCTTGGCGATCTGTCCCACCTGGCTGCCGACGGCACCCGCCGCTCCGGAGACGAAGACGACGTCGCCCTCCTTGAAGGAGGCGGTGCGCAGCAGGCCGGCGTAGGCGGTCAGCCCGGTCATGCCGAGGACGCCGAGGTACGTCGAGAGCGGCGCGGCGTCGGGGTCGACCTTGACGGCGTGCTTCGCGTCCAGGGCCGCGTACTCGCGCCAGCCGAAGAAGTGCAGGACGTGGTCGCCGGCGGAGATGCCCTCGGCGCGGGACTCGATCACCTCGCCGACCGCACCGCCCTGCATGACCTTGTTCAGCTCGAACGGGGCGGCGTACGACTTCGCGGCACTCATCCGGCCGCGCATGTACGGGTCGACGGAGAGGTACTTGTTCCGCACCAGCACCTGCCCCTCGCCCGGGGTCGGGACCGGGCCCTCGACGAGGGCGAAGTCCTCGGGCTTGGGCCAGCCGACGGGACGGCTGAGCAGGTGCCACTCGCGGTTGATCATGACAACGCCTTCCTGTTTATTTCAGTACCTGAAACAACCATGCTCATGGATATTTCATGATGTCAAGTAACCGGGTATCCTGGCGGATATGTCCACCCCATCGAAGTCCCCCCGCCCCGACGCGCTCACCCTGGAGGTCGTCGAGCTGATCGGGGACGTCGTGGCCCGCTTCTACGAGGACTACGAGAAGGCGGCGGGCGAACACGCGCTGACCGGCCCGCAGGCCCGCCTCCTCAGCCTGCTCTCGCTGGAGCCGCTGCCCATGCGCAAGCTGGCGCAGAAGCTGAAGTGCGAGCCGTCGAACGTGACCGGGATCGTGGACCGCCTGGAGGCCCGCGGGCTGGCGGAGCGCCGCCCCGACCCGGCCGACCGCCGGGTGAAGGTGGCCGCCGCCACCGAGGAGGGCCGGCGCGTGGCCCAGGATCTCCGCGAGGGCCTGCACTTCGCCCGCGAACCCCTCGCCGGCCTGTCCGACGAGCAGCGCCGCTCCCTGCGGGACCTGCTCCGCCGCATGCTCGACGACTGAGGATCCGCCCCGCGTGCCGAGCCAGTAAAGTCCTGGGCATGCGCGATCTCGGGGTGGGTTTCGGTTATCTGCTGAAGGGCCAGCGGTGGGTGGCCCGGCACGGGCGGCAGTACGGCTTCGGGTTGCTGCCCGGACTGATCACGCTGGTGCTGTACGCCGCAGCGCTGGTCGCGCTCGCCGTGTGGGGCGAGAGCGCCGTCACCTGGGCGACCCCGTTCGCGGACGACTGGTCCAGCCCCTGGCAGGGCCTGTTCCGCGGCTTTCTGACCGCCGTCCTGTTCGCCCTCGGCCTGCTGCTGGCCGTGCTGACGTTCACGGCCGTCACCCTGCTGGTCGGCCAGCCCTTCTACGAGAACCTCTCGGAGAAGGCCGACGCCGACGTCTCGCCCGACGGCACCGCGCCCCGCTCCGACCTTCCGCTCTGGCGCGAGCTGTGGATCTCCGCCCGTGACAGCCTGCGCGTCCTGGTCCGCGCCGCCCTGTGGGGCGTGCTGCTCTTCGCCCTCGGTTTCCTGCCGTTCGTCGGGCAGGCGGTCGTCCCCGTGCTCGGCTTCTTCGTCACCGGTTTCTTCCTCACCGAGGAACTCGCCGCCGTGGCGCTCCAGCGCCGGGGCGTCGACCTGCGCGCCCGCCTCGCCCTGCTCCGCTCCCGCAAGACGCTGGTCTGGGGCTTCGGCACCCCTCTGGGCCTGGCCTTCCTGGTTCCGTTCGTCGCGGTGTTCCTGATGCCGGGCGCGGTGGCCGGCGCCACGTTCCTCGCCC contains:
- a CDS encoding MarR family winged helix-turn-helix transcriptional regulator, which gives rise to MSTPSKSPRPDALTLEVVELIGDVVARFYEDYEKAAGEHALTGPQARLLSLLSLEPLPMRKLAQKLKCEPSNVTGIVDRLEARGLAERRPDPADRRVKVAAATEEGRRVAQDLREGLHFAREPLAGLSDEQRRSLRDLLRRMLDD
- a CDS encoding EI24 domain-containing protein, which encodes MRDLGVGFGYLLKGQRWVARHGRQYGFGLLPGLITLVLYAAALVALAVWGESAVTWATPFADDWSSPWQGLFRGFLTAVLFALGLLLAVLTFTAVTLLVGQPFYENLSEKADADVSPDGTAPRSDLPLWRELWISARDSLRVLVRAALWGVLLFALGFLPFVGQAVVPVLGFFVTGFFLTEELAAVALQRRGVDLRARLALLRSRKTLVWGFGTPLGLAFLVPFVAVFLMPGAVAGATFLARDLLGEESAAGDSAASAAQPDREDVPQ
- a CDS encoding organic hydroperoxide resistance protein is translated as MPITQSDVLYTAVATAENGRDGRVATDDGALDVVVNPPEVMGGDGAGTNPEQLFAAGYSACFQGALGVVARQEGVDVSGSTVTAKVGIGKNEDGFGIIMEISASIPNADGATARALVEKAHQVCPYSKATRGNITVTLA
- a CDS encoding SCO2400 family protein is translated as MNFCHPCQRHLNGALACPGCGTPATYAQTPTPVYEAYTYTPAEHTPRPAEAVGGHPYGESSPGGGPAEAAGGDPYGDSQSGGGAVEAVGGYPYGESERTDQPAEAVEGVATAEGDIAPTGRRARGRAEDSRRDRKAAAHRRRRRRTALVAAGFVLAAGGLSLAELGTDMPFSPFTGDKPAPAGEAAADGGTSPAAAARTADPLDAVSAATPGRAGLRVRGCGLRVGLEVPSGEGFRLPVGSGDRQARAVGHDAFRYGRCGRPRTTGRHRAHHHPDDGHPHTTTAPTPTPTPTPTRTCDRFLWWCT